A stretch of DNA from Anaerobacillus isosaccharinicus:
CAACAACTTTACCAACTGTCGCTGCTTCTATCCTTATCTTGGATTTTTTTTTACTTATATATGCAGCCCCAGACCCTGTTACTGTATACATAGCTGTTTTTGGCTTTTGTCCACCAAATTCTGTAGGAAATCGAAACTGACGTTCAGCGGTTGAAAAGTGACTACTAACCGCAGTTATTACATCTTCTCCAAACCCACCATCTAATAAAACAGCAGCTAAAGTCACGGCTTCCATAGATGTTGAACATGCATTAAATAAACCGAAGAATGGGATTTCCTTTTCCCTGGCAACATAACTAGCTGTAATATTTTGATTTAAAAGATCTCCACCTAAGAAAAAGTCAATCTCTTCATTTTTTTTATTTGCTTTTTGAAGACAAAGATCTATTGCCTCTGACATAAGCTTTCTTTCAGCCAACTCCCAAGTGGCTTCACCACAATACAATTCATCATAAGCTTTATCAAACGTTTCTTTCAGTGGCCCCGCCCCTTCTTTAGGCCCAACAATTGTCGCAGTACTATTAATAAAAATATCATTTTTGAAAATTAATGTTTGCTTGCCCACCTCTTTGCCCCCAGTCAAGATATTAGCGTTTGTACAAGTAGACGAATCATGCTTACGATATAAGCTGAAACAACGCCAAATACAATAACAGCACCGGCTATTTTAAACATGTTTCCAGCAATCCCTAGAACCACACCTTCACTTTTATGTTCTAATGCACTACTTGCAATTGCATTTGAAAACCCCGCAACAGTACCAAGCGAGCCAGCACCTGCAAATTGTCCAATTTTATCGTATACACCAAATGCTGTTAGTAGTGCAGCGATAAAAATTAATGTGCCAATCATGGCACTAGCGACTGTTTTTTCTGTTAGATCTAAATAATAGATATAAAAATTGGCTAAACCTTGTCCAATAGCACATATCAATCCCCCAACAAGAAATGCTTTTATACAATTTTTTATATACTGTGGCTTTGGTTGAAAAGGTTCGATCACTTTTTTATATTTTTTTTTATTTTTTTCTAATTGTTTTTGATCCATAGTTATCCCTTCTTATCTATCTACGAAATATATCCAATGAAACAATGAGCCAAAAATCTTCCCAAGAACAATCGCCATAAATAAATAAATAATTTTCTCTACTACACCGACACGCTTTGCAAGTATCGGAAATACATTTAATACTTCAGTTAATGCAGCCGCTAACATTCCAACAAAAGCACCTGAGAAAAGCCCAATTATGATAAGTGAGAATTTAGGTAGATCAAAAAGCGGTTCACTTAAGCTAAACCATGATCCTGTAATTGCCCCAGCAACTACTCCCCACTCATAGTGCTTAATATAATTTTTGGTTTTCGTTAATTGGGTAAGTCTTGGTACAATCCCTAATACAGTTAAAAAGGCAACAAGCCCACTTCCTACCGCTAATCCTCCGCCTAAACCAATGACCATAACAATAAGATAGTTAACGATCATGAAGCTTCTTTTCACTCTCATGATTCTCATGGATAGAAACATAGCGATCCAGGGCTTGCTGATAGTTAAACATTTCTACTTCCATTGGACTAGGTTCTTCGTTAATGCGTTTTTTAAATAGATGATTAAAAAATAAGATCATCCCTGCACCAAGACCGATGGAGTAAGGTATTTGTAAGATCAACGGTTTTAAATTTTCTTCTCCAGTAATAATTTTATATATTTTTTGATGAACCTCTTGCATACTTACGTCTTCATGAAAATTCATAACCGCTAGACCTGCTCCAATGAATAGTAAAACCCAAACAGCGATAAAAAAAAGCGGTTTAAATTTAGTTTTAGAATAATAAACTTCCACTATTGTTTGAGCATCTCCCATTGTTTGCACTTCCAATGACGGCAAAGACACCCCAACTGCGCTGATCACCTTCATAACGTCAACAACAATCAATTTTTTATCTTCTGGTGTGAC
This window harbors:
- the spoVAD gene encoding stage V sporulation protein AD, encoding MGKQTLIFKNDIFINSTATIVGPKEGAGPLKETFDKAYDELYCGEATWELAERKLMSEAIDLCLQKANKKNEEIDFFLGGDLLNQNITASYVAREKEIPFFGLFNACSTSMEAVTLAAVLLDGGFGEDVITAVSSHFSTAERQFRFPTEFGGQKPKTAMYTVTGSGAAYISKKKSKIRIEAATVGKVVDLGITSPFNMGAAMAPAAADTIKIHLQDLKRTPNDYDAIVTGDLSRVGSPILRSLLSEEDLDISKVHQDCGVLIFSGDQEVFSGGSGCACSAVVTFGQLFSEMKRGTLRRILVVATGALLNPLMVQQKESIPCIAHGVSFEYVE
- a CDS encoding stage V sporulation protein AA translates to MKEDIVYIRMRHRVQASPFQHLKIRDIAQIVASDEIRLLVGSIPIHQVTPEDKKLIVVDVMKVISAVGVSLPSLEVQTMGDAQTIVEVYYSKTKFKPLFFIAVWVLLFIGAGLAVMNFHEDVSMQEVHQKIYKIITGEENLKPLILQIPYSIGLGAGMILFFNHLFKKRINEEPSPMEVEMFNYQQALDRYVSIHENHESEKKLHDR
- a CDS encoding stage V sporulation protein AB; the encoded protein is MIVNYLIVMVIGLGGGLAVGSGLVAFLTVLGIVPRLTQLTKTKNYIKHYEWGVVAGAITGSWFSLSEPLFDLPKFSLIIIGLFSGAFVGMLAAALTEVLNVFPILAKRVGVVEKIIYLFMAIVLGKIFGSLFHWIYFVDR
- the spoVAC gene encoding stage V sporulation protein AC: MDQKQLEKNKKKYKKVIEPFQPKPQYIKNCIKAFLVGGLICAIGQGLANFYIYYLDLTEKTVASAMIGTLIFIAALLTAFGVYDKIGQFAGAGSLGTVAGFSNAIASSALEHKSEGVVLGIAGNMFKIAGAVIVFGVVSAYIVSMIRLLVQTLIS